A region of Flavobacteriales bacterium DNA encodes the following proteins:
- a CDS encoding 3-hydroxyacyl-CoA dehydrogenase/enoyl-CoA hydratase family protein: MKRNIRKVAVLGSGVMGSAIACHFANVGCEVLLLDIVPKEAEDSTNKAARNSIVNGALKAALKSKPSPIYSKSFAKRITTGNMTDDMSKISDCDWVIEVVVERLDIKKIVFENVEKYRTPGTLITSNTSGIPIHMMLEGRSEDFQKHFLGTHFFNPPRYLKLLEIIPTPKTDPAVVDFLMDYGSKILGKSTVLCKDTPAFIANRVGVFAIQDLFHTVTEMGLTVGEVDKLTGPVMGRPKSATFRTCDVVGLDTLVHVANGVKDNCPDDERKAVFNTPSFVATMLENNWLGSKSGQGFYKKAKDENGKKTILELNLETLEYGPKSKVKFATLDAAKQAEGLKARTKILFSGKDKAGEFYRKVFTGVFQYVTNRIPEISDETYRIDDALKAGFGWEMGPFETWDAIGFEKVIQTMEEMGMKPAQFVYDMKEAGVTSFYKVEDGMRKYYDVNAKEYIVIPGTEEILSIANLKETNTVWSNADTSIIDLGDGILNVEFHSKMNTIGGEVLAGINKAIDMAETDAKYKGVVISNEGENFSVGANVGLIFMMAVEQEYDELDYAIRAFQNTMMRARYSNIPVVVAPHGMTLGGGCELCLHADKVVANAETYIGLVEFGVGLIPGGGGTKEFALRTSDEFGEGDIRTNTLRNKFLTVGQAKVATSAYEAFELGYLRKGQDEVVVSRAHQLAYAKQSCLMMANKGYQQQAQRTDIKVLGKEGLGIVYVGAHSMMSGNYMSKHDQVISEKLGYVLCGGDLSQPTEVSEQYLLDLERRAFLELCAEKKTLERIQSILQTGKVLRN, encoded by the coding sequence ATGAAACGAAACATCAGGAAAGTTGCAGTATTAGGCTCAGGTGTAATGGGGTCTGCAATAGCATGTCATTTCGCAAACGTTGGTTGCGAAGTGTTGTTGTTGGATATTGTACCAAAAGAAGCCGAAGATTCTACAAACAAAGCAGCTAGAAATAGCATTGTTAATGGAGCTTTGAAAGCAGCGTTAAAGTCTAAGCCTTCTCCAATTTATAGTAAAAGTTTTGCAAAGCGTATTACTACAGGTAATATGACTGACGATATGAGCAAAATTAGTGATTGTGATTGGGTAATCGAAGTTGTTGTTGAGCGTTTAGACATTAAGAAAATTGTTTTCGAGAATGTAGAGAAATATAGAACGCCAGGAACGTTAATTACTTCTAATACTTCAGGAATTCCTATCCATATGATGTTGGAAGGAAGAAGTGAAGATTTCCAAAAGCACTTTTTAGGAACGCACTTCTTTAACCCTCCTCGTTACTTAAAGTTGTTAGAGATTATCCCTACACCTAAAACCGATCCAGCTGTAGTTGATTTCTTGATGGATTATGGTTCTAAAATTTTAGGAAAGTCTACAGTATTATGTAAAGATACTCCTGCATTTATTGCAAATAGAGTTGGAGTCTTTGCAATTCAAGACTTATTCCATACGGTAACAGAGATGGGATTGACTGTTGGAGAAGTAGATAAATTGACAGGTCCTGTAATGGGAAGACCTAAATCAGCAACATTCCGTACTTGTGATGTTGTAGGATTAGATACTTTAGTACACGTTGCTAATGGTGTTAAAGATAATTGTCCTGATGATGAAAGAAAAGCGGTGTTTAATACGCCATCTTTTGTCGCTACAATGTTAGAAAATAACTGGTTAGGAAGTAAATCTGGGCAAGGTTTCTATAAGAAAGCTAAAGATGAAAATGGGAAGAAAACAATTCTTGAGTTAAATTTAGAGACTTTAGAATACGGACCAAAATCTAAAGTGAAGTTTGCAACTTTAGATGCAGCTAAACAAGCAGAAGGTTTAAAAGCAAGAACAAAAATCTTATTCTCAGGAAAAGATAAAGCAGGTGAGTTCTACAGAAAGGTATTTACAGGAGTATTCCAGTATGTTACCAACAGAATTCCAGAAATATCTGATGAGACCTACAGAATCGATGATGCTTTAAAAGCTGGATTTGGATGGGAAATGGGACCATTTGAGACTTGGGATGCTATTGGGTTTGAAAAAGTAATCCAAACTATGGAAGAAATGGGAATGAAGCCAGCTCAGTTTGTATACGATATGAAAGAGGCAGGAGTAACTTCATTCTACAAAGTAGAAGATGGTATGCGTAAGTATTATGATGTTAATGCTAAAGAGTATATCGTAATCCCTGGAACAGAAGAGATTTTAAGTATTGCTAACTTAAAAGAAACGAATACTGTTTGGAGTAATGCTGATACGTCAATTATTGATTTAGGAGATGGAATCTTAAATGTAGAATTCCACAGTAAGATGAACACCATTGGAGGTGAAGTTTTAGCGGGAATCAATAAAGCAATTGATATGGCTGAGACAGATGCTAAATACAAAGGGGTGGTTATCTCAAATGAAGGTGAAAACTTCTCAGTAGGAGCAAATGTCGGTCTAATCTTTATGATGGCTGTAGAGCAGGAATACGATGAGTTAGACTATGCAATTAGAGCTTTCCAAAATACAATGATGAGAGCGCGTTATTCTAATATTCCAGTTGTTGTTGCACCACACGGTATGACTTTAGGAGGAGGATGTGAGCTATGTTTACATGCTGATAAAGTTGTAGCTAACGCTGAAACCTACATTGGATTAGTAGAGTTTGGAGTAGGATTAATCCCTGGTGGAGGAGGAACTAAAGAGTTTGCCTTGAGAACATCAGATGAATTTGGAGAAGGAGATATTAGAACAAACACGTTAAGAAATAAATTCTTAACAGTTGGTCAAGCAAAAGTAGCTACTTCTGCTTATGAAGCGTTTGAGTTAGGTTACCTAAGAAAAGGTCAAGATGAGGTTGTTGTTTCTAGAGCTCATCAATTAGCTTATGCTAAGCAATCATGTTTAATGATGGCTAATAAAGGGTATCAACAACAAGCTCAAAGAACGGATATTAAAGTTTTAGGTAAAGAAGGGTTAGGTATTGTTTATGTAGGAGCACATTCAATGATGAGTGGAAACTATATGTCTAAGCATGATCAGGTTATTTCTGAAAAGTTAGGGTATGTTCTTTGTGGAGGTGATTTATCACAACCAACTGAGGTGTCAGAGCAATATCTATTAGATTTAGAAAGAAGAGCTTTCTTAGAGCTTTGTGCTGAGAAAAAGACCTTAGAAAGAATCCAAAGCATTTTACAGACTGGAAAAGTATTGAGGAATTAA
- a CDS encoding four helix bundle protein codes for MNNYKDLNVWKEAVESSVEVYQITNNFPKAEVFGLVQQMRRASISVSSNIAEGAGRNNKGEFVHFLGIAAASMCEVESQLIVSSKLGFVDLNKVSKELDRIDKIQKMIYKLIHSMK; via the coding sequence ATGAATAATTATAAAGATCTAAATGTATGGAAAGAAGCGGTAGAGTCTTCTGTAGAAGTATATCAGATTACAAATAATTTTCCTAAAGCAGAAGTATTTGGTTTGGTTCAACAGATGAGGAGAGCTTCAATTTCAGTTTCTAGCAATATAGCTGAAGGTGCAGGTAGAAATAATAAAGGTGAATTTGTTCACTTTTTGGGAATCGCAGCAGCTTCAATGTGTGAGGTAGAGTCACAGTTAATTGTAAGTTCAAAATTAGGTTTTGTTGACCTGAATAAAGTTTCTAAAGAATTAGATCGAATAGATAAAATTCAAAAGATGATTTACAAATTAATTCACTCGATGAAATAA
- a CDS encoding thiolase family protein has protein sequence MKTAYIVGGYRTAVGKAPRGAFRFTRADDLAADVIKHLMKDFPQLDHSRIDDVIVGNATPEAEQGLNIGRMISLMGLDNEKVPGMTVNRYCSSGLQTIALAAAQIEAGQADCIIAGGVETMSPIPFGGWRLVPNAEVGKKDPEWYWGMGLTAEAVAKDYNITREMQDEFAYNSQMKALAAIENGTFKDDIVPITVNETYLDENGKRAERSYVVDTDEGPRKGTTVEALAKLRPVFAQGGTVTAGNASQTSDGAAFVMVMSEEMVKELGVEPIARLVDYSVVGLEPRIMGMGPALAIPKSLKKAGLSLNDLEQIELNEAFASQSVAVLKELDINPDVVNVNGGAIALGHPLGCTGAKLSVQLFNEMRRREQKYGAVTMCVGTGQGACGIFEFLK, from the coding sequence ATGAAAACAGCATATATAGTAGGCGGATACAGAACCGCTGTAGGAAAAGCTCCAAGGGGAGCGTTTAGATTTACAAGAGCTGATGATTTAGCAGCTGATGTAATCAAACATTTGATGAAAGATTTTCCTCAATTAGATCATAGTAGAATTGATGATGTAATTGTAGGGAATGCAACACCTGAGGCCGAGCAAGGTCTGAATATAGGAAGAATGATTTCTTTAATGGGATTGGATAATGAGAAGGTTCCAGGAATGACTGTTAACCGTTATTGTTCTTCTGGATTACAAACAATTGCATTAGCTGCTGCTCAAATTGAAGCAGGACAAGCTGATTGTATTATTGCAGGAGGAGTAGAAACGATGTCGCCAATACCTTTTGGAGGATGGAGATTAGTGCCTAATGCAGAAGTAGGAAAGAAAGATCCAGAATGGTATTGGGGAATGGGATTGACTGCTGAAGCTGTAGCGAAAGATTATAACATTACAAGAGAAATGCAAGATGAATTTGCATATAATTCTCAAATGAAAGCTTTGGCTGCAATAGAAAATGGAACATTTAAAGATGATATTGTTCCGATTACAGTGAATGAAACTTATCTAGATGAAAATGGTAAGCGCGCAGAAAGAAGTTATGTAGTAGATACAGACGAAGGACCACGTAAAGGAACGACAGTTGAAGCTTTAGCGAAGTTGAGACCTGTGTTTGCTCAAGGAGGAACAGTTACAGCTGGTAATGCTTCTCAAACTTCTGATGGAGCTGCTTTTGTGATGGTAATGAGTGAAGAGATGGTAAAAGAGCTAGGAGTAGAGCCAATTGCAAGATTAGTAGATTATAGTGTTGTTGGTTTGGAGCCTCGTATTATGGGGATGGGGCCTGCATTAGCTATTCCAAAATCATTGAAAAAGGCAGGGTTGTCATTAAATGATTTAGAGCAAATAGAGTTAAACGAAGCATTTGCATCACAATCTGTTGCTGTATTGAAAGAATTAGACATTAATCCTGACGTTGTAAACGTGAATGGAGGAGCGATTGCTTTAGGTCATCCACTTGGATGTACAGGAGCGAAATTATCGGTTCAGTTATTCAATGAAATGAGAAGAAGAGAGCAAAAATATGGAGCTGTAACCATGTGTGTGGGAACAGGTCAAGGAGCTTGTGGAATCTTTGAGTTCTTAAAATAA